A genome region from Myroides fluvii includes the following:
- the rlmF gene encoding 23S rRNA (adenine(1618)-N(6))-methyltransferase RlmF, with translation MKEEKQIKKKLHERNKHRGLYDFDQLKLAVPELASFISKNPSGVDTIDFALPEAVVLLNKAILMKEYKITFWEMPKTNLCPPIPGRADYIHYIADLLAEGNGGKIPTGRGVKVLDLGIGANVIYPIIGIAEYGWEFVGSEVDVVSMKTASHIVENNPHLKQNIEIRQQKSKRNILKNIIGEKEYFDVVICNPPFFSSREEVLAKTTQKLRNLGKEVVGKPVQNFSGQNNELWCEGGEKAFITNYIYESKHFKRQAVWFTTLVSNKDNLKPLQSLLKRSEAAEVRIIAMEQGNKISRILAWRY, from the coding sequence ATGAAAGAAGAGAAGCAAATCAAGAAAAAACTACATGAACGCAATAAACATCGAGGTTTATACGATTTCGATCAATTGAAATTGGCAGTTCCTGAATTAGCATCTTTCATTAGCAAGAATCCATCTGGTGTAGATACGATTGATTTCGCACTTCCTGAGGCAGTGGTATTACTCAACAAAGCTATTTTGATGAAAGAATATAAGATTACGTTTTGGGAGATGCCTAAAACAAATCTTTGTCCGCCCATTCCTGGGCGTGCAGATTATATTCACTATATAGCCGATTTACTTGCCGAAGGAAATGGCGGTAAAATACCAACGGGAAGAGGGGTAAAAGTATTGGATTTGGGAATCGGAGCCAATGTAATTTATCCCATTATCGGTATAGCTGAATATGGATGGGAATTTGTGGGTTCTGAAGTGGATGTAGTGTCAATGAAAACAGCAAGTCACATTGTGGAAAATAATCCTCACCTGAAGCAAAATATTGAAATTCGCCAACAGAAGAGCAAGCGAAATATCTTGAAAAACATCATAGGAGAAAAAGAGTATTTTGATGTCGTTATCTGCAATCCCCCTTTCTTTTCTTCTCGAGAAGAAGTATTGGCCAAAACCACACAAAAGTTGAGAAATTTAGGAAAAGAAGTAGTCGGAAAACCCGTACAAAATTTCAGTGGTCAGAACAATGAATTATGGTGTGAAGGAGGAGAGAAAGCCTTCATCACAAACTATATTTACGAGAGTAAACACTTCAAAAGACAAGCGGTTTGGTTTACAACATTGGTGTCAAATAAAGACAACCTCAAACCCTTACAATCGTTGTTAAAGCGATCCGAGGCGGCCGAAGTACGCATTATTGCAATGGAACAAGGGAATAAAATAAGCAGAATTTTGGCTTGGAGGTATTAA
- a CDS encoding ATP-binding protein, producing MRHQVLVYSLVLLAVFSFTHCTNKQLTSPTDIDQLYAVQYDNTHKDSLAKSLAHSVANALTLSNTQHNRSVIDSTLNQLRWTLDSVNFQQLAQKSISFSLRKNDLPHLARTYNHMGMYYHDSYQLDSTFYYYIKTENIYKKLNDSLKIGETKFYQARLLFEMGLHMESESKVSQALSILNQYPQNPVNFEANQLMGLCLMERKNYKEAETYLITAVHQIQQDITKHKVLDTKRAKMAIGNAYGNLAEVCYSQNKFIEAKAYALRGQAYLEEDTPIMLVSFLRNTLAQCNYRLTKDSRFIQEVHQSFIDDSILGNSFRMYYSAMNLAHLYLLEQQPQQANTWAQLAYTNATKHQVLPQQVEALEFLLTHDDYQMHDKVKELIRLRQALTTQENQTRNTFARIAYQTEVIEKENNQLKDRIYTVVIFGIILLFILIISIFRSELKIKNKELQLVKAQRKANKSINELIVERNLISLDIKKKERNRIAKNLHDSIVNTLFGVRFHLELLDTPQTESKQLLIQELKKLENTTRDISHTLIDNRLFNEHQFEQVVTDLVSFQINAWKTRFSLEFDSRINFEKLDATTKINLYYILQEAIQNVNKYSKATLCTIVFHYTASTFNLIICDNGIGFEKTEGMGMGVSNMHERSQQINATLHLHSKQGEGVMLTVAVPH from the coding sequence ATGAGACACCAAGTGCTTGTATACTCCCTAGTATTACTAGCTGTTTTCAGTTTTACACATTGTACCAATAAGCAGTTAACCTCCCCAACCGATATCGATCAGTTGTATGCTGTACAATATGATAATACGCATAAAGATAGTCTCGCTAAATCACTTGCTCATTCCGTTGCGAATGCCTTAACCTTATCCAATACGCAACACAACAGAAGTGTGATTGACAGCACTTTAAATCAGCTTCGATGGACCTTAGATTCTGTTAACTTTCAACAGTTGGCGCAAAAGAGTATTTCCTTTTCTTTACGCAAAAACGACTTGCCCCATTTGGCCCGTACCTATAACCATATGGGAATGTACTATCACGATAGTTATCAACTAGATAGTACGTTTTACTACTATATCAAGACGGAAAACATCTATAAAAAACTAAATGATTCGCTAAAAATTGGAGAAACTAAATTTTATCAAGCGCGTTTGTTGTTTGAGATGGGCTTACATATGGAAAGTGAATCCAAGGTATCTCAAGCTCTTTCTATATTAAATCAATATCCTCAAAACCCCGTTAATTTTGAAGCGAATCAGCTCATGGGATTGTGTTTAATGGAACGCAAGAACTATAAAGAGGCCGAAACCTATCTTATAACAGCCGTTCATCAGATTCAACAGGATATTACCAAACACAAAGTACTGGATACCAAACGAGCAAAAATGGCCATTGGTAATGCCTACGGCAATTTAGCAGAAGTTTGCTATAGCCAAAACAAGTTTATAGAAGCAAAAGCATATGCCCTGCGAGGACAAGCCTACCTCGAGGAAGACACCCCCATTATGCTCGTTTCTTTTCTTAGAAATACCTTGGCTCAATGCAATTATCGATTAACAAAAGACAGCCGTTTTATTCAAGAAGTGCATCAAAGTTTTATAGATGATTCTATTCTAGGAAATAGTTTTCGCATGTATTATAGCGCAATGAATCTCGCTCATTTATACCTACTAGAACAACAGCCACAACAAGCGAATACATGGGCACAGCTTGCATATACCAACGCAACCAAGCATCAGGTACTACCACAACAAGTAGAAGCGCTAGAGTTTCTTTTGACTCATGACGACTATCAAATGCACGATAAAGTGAAAGAATTAATCCGCTTGAGACAAGCCTTAACTACGCAAGAGAATCAAACGCGAAATACTTTTGCGCGTATTGCCTATCAAACGGAAGTCATTGAAAAAGAAAACAATCAACTCAAAGATCGTATCTATACCGTGGTCATTTTTGGAATAATACTGTTGTTCATCCTGATTATCAGTATATTTCGTTCTGAATTGAAGATTAAAAACAAAGAATTACAACTTGTTAAAGCACAGCGAAAAGCAAACAAAAGCATCAATGAATTAATTGTTGAACGCAACTTAATTTCTTTGGATATCAAGAAAAAAGAACGCAATAGAATAGCCAAAAACCTACATGACAGTATCGTTAATACGTTATTTGGGGTACGTTTTCACTTAGAACTACTCGATACACCCCAAACAGAAAGCAAGCAGTTGCTCATTCAGGAATTAAAGAAATTAGAAAATACAACCCGAGACATTTCACATACACTCATTGACAATAGGTTATTCAATGAGCATCAATTTGAACAAGTAGTGACGGACTTAGTATCTTTTCAGATTAACGCTTGGAAAACGCGTTTTTCTCTTGAATTTGATTCGCGTATAAACTTTGAAAAACTCGATGCTACTACCAAAATTAATCTGTACTATATCTTACAGGAGGCGATACAAAACGTCAACAAATATTCGAAGGCCACTTTGTGTACCATTGTATTTCACTACACCGCTTCTACTTTTAACCTCATCATTTGTGATAATGGTATTGGTTTTGAAAAAACAGAAGGAATGGGCATGGGAGTTTCTAACATGCATGAGCGATCTCAACAAATTAACGCTACGCTACACCTTCATTCTAAACAGGGAGAAGGTGTGATGTTAACCGTGGCTGTTCCGCATTAA
- a CDS encoding sensor histidine kinase: protein MKIKTKLTLGLGLLFTLIVFLGGIGAVYIHFLKLDTRNILHDNYNSLLYAKSMLRALDQQGERQLIQFEEQLKNQEGNATEVGEKEMNITLRNYFESYKSNGQRETDLLQIRTWLIEVMEMNMQAIALKSELANKTAVQATIWIAIAGVACFVIALGLLINLPSNIADPIQKLTASIKQIASSNYKERVFLDKQDEFGELAQSFNTMAQKLEEYNSSHLAKLMRQKKRIEALINSMSDVVIGLDENMQVIFVNEEACKVLGLSEEEMVGISSKDIAIYNDLMRMLLKEIKVPQAEKEPFKIIHNDKENYFDQQFLHIEITPTGEAVKELVGHVIILKNITEFKELDAAKTRFIATVSHEFKTPISAMKMSLQLLQNSRIGTLNEEQNVLVDSIQEDVGRLLKITSELLNLTQIESGKITMNRQPCKVQQIVQYAVEANHIQAEQKKIQIEVRLPDEMKAISVDIEKTTWVLTNLIANAINYSHESSVVAVSVTQEVDQTTIKVKDQGIGIPPEYLNRVFDRYFRVPGTHREGTGLGLSISKEFIEAQQGTIAVNSEYGVGSEFVLNVQTI, encoded by the coding sequence ATGAAAATTAAGACAAAACTGACTTTAGGACTGGGATTATTGTTTACACTTATCGTATTCTTAGGAGGAATAGGAGCGGTGTATATTCACTTTCTCAAGTTGGACACGCGCAATATTTTACACGACAACTACAATTCGCTTTTGTATGCGAAGAGTATGTTGCGTGCTTTAGATCAGCAGGGCGAAAGACAGTTGATTCAGTTTGAAGAACAATTGAAGAACCAAGAAGGCAATGCAACAGAAGTAGGGGAAAAGGAGATGAACATTACCTTGCGTAACTACTTTGAATCCTACAAGAGCAACGGACAACGTGAGACTGATTTATTGCAAATTAGGACTTGGTTGATTGAAGTAATGGAGATGAATATGCAGGCGATAGCGCTCAAGAGTGAATTGGCAAATAAAACGGCTGTACAAGCAACAATATGGATTGCTATAGCTGGCGTAGCTTGTTTTGTGATTGCTTTAGGCTTGTTAATTAATTTACCCTCAAATATTGCAGACCCCATTCAGAAGTTAACGGCGAGTATCAAACAAATTGCCAGTAGTAATTACAAAGAACGGGTGTTTTTAGATAAACAGGATGAATTTGGTGAATTAGCACAGTCTTTCAATACGATGGCTCAAAAGTTAGAAGAGTACAACAGCAGTCATCTAGCCAAATTGATGCGACAGAAAAAGCGAATTGAGGCATTGATTAACAGCATGTCGGACGTTGTTATTGGATTGGATGAAAATATGCAGGTTATTTTCGTCAATGAGGAGGCTTGTAAAGTATTGGGGCTTTCAGAGGAAGAAATGGTGGGAATAAGCAGTAAAGATATTGCTATTTACAACGACTTAATGCGCATGCTATTGAAGGAAATTAAAGTGCCACAAGCTGAGAAAGAACCTTTTAAGATTATACACAATGACAAAGAAAATTACTTTGACCAACAATTTTTGCATATTGAGATTACACCAACAGGAGAAGCTGTTAAAGAATTAGTTGGCCATGTAATTATACTGAAAAACATCACGGAGTTTAAAGAATTAGATGCGGCAAAAACGCGTTTTATTGCTACGGTTTCCCATGAGTTTAAAACGCCTATATCGGCTATGAAAATGAGTTTGCAACTGCTGCAGAACAGTCGAATCGGAACATTAAACGAAGAACAGAACGTCTTGGTTGATAGCATTCAAGAAGATGTGGGACGCTTGTTGAAGATTACATCTGAATTACTCAATTTGACACAAATAGAGAGTGGCAAAATAACAATGAACAGACAACCGTGCAAGGTGCAGCAAATCGTGCAATATGCCGTAGAAGCAAATCACATACAAGCAGAACAAAAAAAGATTCAAATCGAGGTTAGATTGCCTGATGAGATGAAAGCTATTAGTGTAGATATTGAAAAGACTACGTGGGTATTGACTAATTTAATCGCGAACGCCATTAACTATTCGCATGAATCCTCCGTCGTTGCGGTTAGCGTCACACAAGAGGTGGACCAAACAACCATTAAGGTTAAGGATCAAGGAATAGGAATTCCTCCTGAATACTTAAACCGCGTTTTTGATCGCTATTTTAGAGTGCCAGGAACACACCGGGAAGGAACGGGCTTAGGACTTTCAATCAGCAAAGAGTTTATCGAGGCTCAGCAAGGAACTATTGCCGTGAATAGTGAATATGGAGTAGGAAGTGAATTTGTGTTAAACGTACAAACGATTTAA
- a CDS encoding sensor protein KdpD, which produces MERETRQSAEDFLALIHRSKRGKFKVYIGMSAGVGKTYRMLMEARDLFQKGINVKLGFIETHNRKETHALLEGLPLIPRKEVFYKGKKVEELDLEAILQDHPDIVIIDELAHSNIAGSKNAKRWQDVMELLEAGIHVISALNIQHIESLHQAVQEITSIDVTERVPDKVIQEADEVVNIDLTADDLIERLKGGKIYPHEKIPLALQNFFTSSNILQLRELALKEVASYVENKVATEVSRSISVKPSRFMACISSNEKNAKNVIRKTARLASYLNSKWYVLYVQTPPEHPNKIALDKQRHLINNFKLATELGAEIIKSEHANIAKAILIQVEQRQITTICIGKPRLRLYQIILATNVFNQLLKKLTSLPIDIIIFSK; this is translated from the coding sequence ATGGAAAGAGAAACGCGCCAAAGTGCGGAGGATTTTTTAGCGCTTATCCACCGTTCTAAACGGGGTAAATTTAAGGTATATATAGGAATGAGTGCGGGTGTTGGCAAAACCTATCGCATGTTGATGGAAGCTCGAGATTTATTTCAGAAGGGAATCAATGTCAAACTGGGGTTTATAGAAACACATAACCGCAAGGAAACCCATGCACTGCTCGAAGGTTTACCCCTTATACCGAGAAAAGAGGTATTCTACAAAGGAAAAAAAGTAGAAGAACTGGATTTAGAAGCTATTTTACAAGATCATCCTGACATTGTAATTATTGATGAATTGGCGCATTCTAACATTGCAGGAAGTAAAAATGCCAAGCGTTGGCAAGATGTGATGGAGTTATTAGAGGCAGGTATTCACGTTATATCTGCCCTTAATATCCAGCATATTGAAAGTCTACATCAAGCTGTTCAGGAAATTACATCTATTGATGTCACCGAACGCGTGCCAGATAAAGTCATTCAAGAAGCGGATGAGGTGGTGAATATCGACCTAACTGCGGATGATTTGATTGAACGATTGAAAGGAGGAAAGATTTATCCCCATGAAAAAATTCCCTTGGCACTGCAAAACTTTTTTACTTCATCCAATATATTGCAATTAAGGGAGTTAGCTCTAAAAGAGGTTGCTTCTTACGTAGAAAATAAGGTAGCTACTGAAGTGAGTAGGTCTATTTCGGTTAAACCTAGTCGTTTTATGGCGTGTATTAGCTCTAATGAAAAGAATGCAAAAAACGTCATTCGAAAAACAGCGCGATTGGCAAGTTATCTCAATTCGAAGTGGTATGTGTTGTATGTGCAAACACCTCCAGAACATCCTAATAAAATTGCTTTAGATAAACAGCGTCATTTGATTAATAATTTTAAATTAGCTACAGAATTGGGAGCAGAAATCATTAAAAGTGAGCATGCTAATATTGCTAAAGCTATTCTCATCCAAGTTGAGCAACGGCAAATTACAACGATTTGTATTGGAAAGCCTCGTTTGCGCTTGTATCAGATTATTTTGGCAACCAATGTGTTTAATCAACTGTTGAAAAAGTTGACTTCTTTACCAATTGATATAATAATTTTTTCAAAATGA
- a CDS encoding porin, giving the protein MRYNNMKESFFLVGALISGALAFSTVQAQERQWTDAVKVSAYGELYYLYNLNQPESGQVAPFLYSYNRHNEVNLNFGMVKLKYEQERVRANLALMAGTYVQANLVNEADGLKNIYEANVGVKLSPTHELWLDAGIMPSHIGFESNIGADIMTMTRSIMAENSPYFSSEVKLSYGTPNKKWLVALHLMNGWQRIQRPEGNSSLALGHQLTYTPNSAWAFTSSSFVGSDSPDVNRKMRYFHHANMTYQLNEDLNLLFGFDFGVQQKEKNGTTYSNWCAPLIMGQYKVNNAWRIAARLEYYRDKEGVIIQTETPNGFQTWGYSFNVDYEITTGVLWRVEARSLTSKDAIFTRNERATSGQFTIGSSISIRL; this is encoded by the coding sequence ATGCGTTACAATAATATGAAAGAGAGCTTTTTTTTAGTAGGTGCGCTTATTAGCGGCGCACTTGCTTTTTCAACCGTTCAAGCACAAGAACGCCAATGGACAGATGCAGTTAAGGTGTCAGCTTATGGGGAGTTGTACTATTTGTATAATTTGAATCAGCCCGAATCGGGGCAAGTAGCGCCATTTCTATATTCCTACAATCGCCACAATGAAGTAAATCTAAACTTTGGAATGGTCAAGTTGAAGTATGAACAGGAACGGGTCCGTGCCAACCTTGCTTTGATGGCAGGTACCTATGTGCAAGCGAATCTCGTAAATGAGGCCGATGGATTAAAAAATATATATGAGGCCAATGTAGGGGTTAAATTATCTCCTACTCATGAATTGTGGTTGGATGCTGGAATTATGCCTTCACATATCGGCTTTGAAAGCAATATTGGGGCAGATATTATGACGATGACACGCAGTATAATGGCAGAAAACTCTCCTTATTTTTCCTCCGAAGTAAAATTGTCCTATGGAACACCCAACAAAAAATGGCTGGTGGCTTTGCATTTGATGAATGGCTGGCAGCGTATTCAACGTCCAGAGGGCAATTCATCTTTGGCGCTTGGACATCAATTAACATATACGCCAAATAGCGCTTGGGCATTTACTAGCAGTTCCTTTGTAGGAAGTGATTCACCCGATGTTAACCGTAAAATGCGCTACTTTCACCATGCTAATATGACTTATCAACTGAATGAAGACTTGAACTTGCTGTTTGGCTTTGATTTTGGAGTTCAACAAAAAGAGAAAAATGGAACGACTTACAGCAACTGGTGTGCACCGTTAATCATGGGACAATATAAAGTAAACAACGCATGGAGAATCGCCGCTAGATTAGAATATTATCGCGATAAAGAGGGAGTAATCATCCAAACGGAGACTCCAAACGGCTTTCAGACTTGGGGATATTCATTCAATGTAGATTATGAAATTACAACCGGAGTGCTGTGGAGAGTAGAAGCGCGATCATTGACTAGTAAGGATGCTATATTCACGAGAAATGAGCGAGCAACCTCAGGGCAATTCACAATAGGAAGTAGTATTTCAATTCGATTGTAA
- the kdpC gene encoding potassium-transporting ATPase subunit KdpC, protein MKNNLLPSIILTTALLVLLGGIYPLVLWGIAQAAPNAGEGFTVDSEKGKQYINIGQAFTSDQYFWSRPSAVDYNAAGSGASNKAASNQEYLAEVQQRIADFIAKNPTVNKQEIPVDLVTASGSGLDPHISVAAAYVQIERIAKKRGLAVSRLEQLVLEHIQQPLLGVLGPQTINVVELNLALDALQ, encoded by the coding sequence ATGAAAAATAATTTATTACCATCGATTATATTAACTACAGCTTTACTGGTATTACTAGGGGGAATTTACCCCTTAGTCTTGTGGGGAATTGCACAAGCAGCTCCAAATGCAGGCGAAGGATTTACAGTAGACAGTGAGAAGGGAAAACAATATATCAATATTGGACAAGCCTTTACATCGGATCAGTATTTTTGGTCACGCCCTTCGGCTGTAGATTACAATGCCGCAGGTTCAGGAGCTAGTAACAAAGCCGCATCAAATCAAGAGTATTTAGCTGAAGTACAACAACGCATAGCTGATTTTATAGCTAAGAATCCGACAGTAAACAAGCAAGAGATCCCTGTGGATTTAGTAACCGCAAGTGGTAGTGGTTTAGACCCTCATATTTCGGTGGCCGCTGCCTATGTACAAATCGAACGCATTGCCAAAAAGAGAGGCCTAGCTGTGAGTCGCTTGGAACAATTGGTGTTAGAACACATCCAACAGCCCTTATTGGGCGTATTAGGACCTCAAACAATAAATGTAGTCGAATTAAACCTCGCATTAGATGCGTTACAATAA
- the kdpB gene encoding potassium-transporting ATPase subunit KdpB, with amino-acid sequence MATQNSQALFQKEAVIKALKEAFIKLDPRTLVYNPVMFTVEIGTTIMLGVCIWILTGAQSQGSFGYNFSIFLLLLITLLFANFAEAIAEARGKAQADSLRKTREETPATLEDGTQVSSSVLQKGMIYCCVAGDIIPADGEIIEGLATIDESAITGESAPVIREAGGDKSSVTGGTKVLSDRIKVRVTAQAGDSFLDKMIALVEGANRQKSPNEIALTILLAGFTLVFTLVVITLKPFADFAHVSITIGALISLYVCLIPTTIGGLLSAIGIAGMDRALRANVITKSGKAVETAGDIDVLLLDKTGTITIGNRKATHFHPADGVDPSTLIKAAVLSSLSDDTPEGKSILELAQADPCDYVVDNPRFISFTAETRSSGIDYGDVRIRKGAVDAMKNSCIQAGHSFPQNVADCVKQVAENGGTPLVVAQNEQILGVIELQDIIKPGIQERFARLRKMGIKTVMVTGDNPMTAQYIATKAGVDDFIAEAKPEDKMNYIKQEQVEGRLVAMMGDGTNDAPALAQANVGVAMNSGTQAAKEAGNMVDLDNDPTKLIEVVEIGKQLLMTRGTLTTFSIANDVAKYFAIIPALFITAIPALQGLNIMQLHSPESAILSAVIFNAIIIPFLIPLALKGVAYKPIGASALLRRNLLIYGLGGVLVPFIGIKLIDLFVSLFIS; translated from the coding sequence ATGGCAACTCAAAATAGTCAAGCGCTTTTTCAAAAAGAAGCAGTGATAAAGGCCCTCAAAGAGGCTTTTATCAAATTAGATCCCCGAACATTGGTGTACAATCCGGTTATGTTTACCGTAGAAATTGGTACAACTATTATGCTCGGCGTTTGTATCTGGATTTTAACAGGAGCACAAAGTCAAGGGAGCTTTGGTTACAACTTTAGTATTTTTCTGTTGCTGTTGATCACTTTGTTGTTTGCCAATTTTGCTGAGGCAATCGCAGAGGCTAGAGGGAAAGCACAAGCGGATAGTTTGCGAAAAACTAGAGAGGAAACCCCTGCTACATTAGAAGATGGCACACAAGTTTCTTCATCTGTTTTACAGAAGGGAATGATTTACTGTTGTGTTGCTGGAGATATTATCCCCGCAGATGGGGAAATTATTGAGGGATTAGCAACGATTGATGAAAGTGCTATTACAGGAGAAAGTGCTCCTGTAATTCGCGAAGCAGGTGGAGATAAGAGTTCTGTTACCGGAGGTACGAAAGTATTGTCTGATCGCATTAAAGTACGTGTAACGGCACAAGCTGGGGATAGTTTCTTAGATAAAATGATCGCCTTAGTAGAAGGTGCGAATAGACAAAAATCGCCTAATGAAATTGCCTTGACCATCTTACTTGCTGGCTTTACCTTGGTGTTTACGTTAGTTGTTATTACGCTTAAGCCATTTGCTGATTTTGCCCATGTATCGATTACTATTGGTGCGTTGATTTCCCTCTATGTGTGTTTGATTCCAACGACAATTGGCGGTTTGCTATCTGCTATTGGTATTGCGGGAATGGATCGCGCATTACGAGCCAATGTGATTACGAAAAGCGGTAAAGCAGTAGAAACAGCCGGAGATATAGATGTATTGCTATTGGATAAAACGGGAACGATAACCATTGGAAATCGCAAGGCAACTCATTTTCATCCTGCAGACGGTGTTGACCCCTCAACGTTGATCAAAGCTGCAGTATTGAGTTCACTTAGTGATGACACTCCAGAAGGAAAATCAATTTTAGAACTTGCGCAAGCGGATCCTTGCGATTACGTTGTGGACAATCCGCGTTTTATTTCTTTTACTGCAGAAACAAGAAGCTCTGGAATTGATTATGGCGATGTCCGCATCCGAAAAGGGGCTGTTGATGCAATGAAAAACAGTTGTATTCAGGCAGGACATTCATTTCCTCAAAATGTAGCGGATTGCGTCAAACAAGTGGCTGAAAACGGAGGAACACCTTTAGTGGTTGCACAAAATGAACAAATACTTGGCGTAATTGAATTGCAAGATATTATCAAACCGGGTATTCAAGAACGATTTGCTCGATTGCGAAAAATGGGAATTAAAACGGTAATGGTTACGGGAGATAACCCGATGACTGCTCAGTATATTGCTACAAAGGCAGGTGTAGATGATTTTATTGCGGAGGCGAAACCAGAAGACAAGATGAATTACATCAAACAAGAACAAGTTGAAGGACGATTAGTAGCGATGATGGGCGATGGTACGAATGACGCGCCTGCCTTAGCGCAAGCTAATGTTGGAGTAGCGATGAACAGCGGAACACAAGCCGCAAAAGAAGCAGGAAATATGGTGGATCTAGACAATGATCCAACCAAATTAATTGAAGTAGTCGAAATTGGAAAACAGTTATTAATGACTCGCGGAACACTAACTACTTTTAGTATCGCTAATGACGTAGCCAAGTACTTTGCCATTATCCCCGCTTTGTTTATTACGGCGATTCCCGCTTTGCAGGGATTGAATATTATGCAATTACACAGCCCTGAAAGTGCCATCCTTTCTGCGGTTATTTTCAATGCAATTATTATTCCTTTTCTGATTCCTTTAGCGTTAAAAGGAGTTGCCTATAAACCAATCGGAGCAAGTGCCTTGTTGAGAAGGAACTTGTTGATTTATGGACTAGGAGGTGTACTTGTTCCGTTTATTGGTATCAAATTAATTGACCTTTTTGTTTCCTTATTTATTTCTTAA